Proteins encoded within one genomic window of Pseudodesulfovibrio senegalensis:
- a CDS encoding carbamoyltransferase, protein MKNKKIQILGISAYYHDSAACILNDGKILAAVQEERFTRVKNDASFPRNAIQYCLSTANCEINDIDFIVFYDKPIPTFDRLLLSYLSIAPAGLPSWLRAMPLWLKQKLHLPQIIRKELGYEGEILFSEHHEAHAAAAFYPSPFQEAAILTIDGVGEWATTSYGIGKAEKIDLLNELHFPDSLGLLYSAFTYFTGFRVNSGEYKLMGLAPYGKPIYEDVILDNIVDVKPDGSLRLNMEYFDFLGGLRMTSHKFESLFEGPRREPETKISQREMDIAASIQAVTESVMLKMGFHIFNETGMEKLCLAGGVALNCTAVGRLLREGPFKEIWVQPAAGDAGSALGAALLVWHRLLEKKRNAQDENRPFSPYLGPSYAQDEIKAFLEQKNVPHHLMDAGNRAKIIAEQLAAGKIVGYMAGRMEYGPRALGARSIIADPRGENTKDRINLKIKFRESFRPFAPAVMQEKAYEVFELDRTSPYMTLITHVRDQRNMYPAVTHVDNSSRVQTVATGNKKDFHDVIKAFHEMTGCPIVVNTSFNVRGEPIVCTPDDAYACFMKTGMDTLVMEDTILFKEEQPPLKEKTSEAGASETEIRSIRKSSLTFAASCMVPVAIGLFSHRMLLSLIFGLLACAGLAVAISPVFLKPVYQAAQFAANRIRLALSVLVLTVVFYTIISPVGLFLRLLGKTPIHLRPDAQAKSYWLNHQPADKENLYKRF, encoded by the coding sequence ATGAAAAACAAAAAAATACAGATCCTCGGAATATCCGCCTATTACCACGACAGCGCCGCCTGCATCCTGAATGACGGGAAAATCCTGGCAGCGGTTCAGGAGGAACGTTTTACCCGGGTAAAAAACGATGCCTCGTTCCCGCGTAACGCCATTCAATACTGCTTGAGCACTGCAAACTGTGAAATCAACGACATCGATTTCATAGTCTTCTATGACAAACCCATCCCCACCTTTGACCGGTTGCTGTTGAGCTACCTGTCGATCGCCCCGGCCGGGCTGCCGTCGTGGCTGAGAGCCATGCCGCTGTGGCTGAAGCAGAAACTACACCTCCCGCAGATCATCAGAAAGGAATTGGGCTACGAAGGAGAGATTCTCTTCTCGGAGCACCACGAGGCCCATGCCGCCGCAGCATTCTACCCCTCCCCGTTTCAGGAAGCCGCCATCCTGACCATTGACGGGGTCGGAGAATGGGCGACCACGAGCTATGGAATCGGCAAGGCGGAAAAAATCGATCTCCTCAATGAATTGCATTTCCCGGACTCCCTCGGCCTGCTGTATTCGGCGTTTACCTATTTTACAGGATTCCGGGTGAATTCGGGCGAATACAAGCTCATGGGGCTCGCCCCGTACGGCAAGCCGATTTACGAGGACGTCATCCTCGACAACATCGTGGACGTAAAACCTGACGGTTCATTGCGCCTCAACATGGAATATTTCGATTTTCTGGGTGGTCTGCGGATGACCTCCCACAAGTTCGAAAGCCTGTTCGAGGGCCCGCGCAGGGAGCCCGAAACAAAAATCTCCCAAAGGGAAATGGACATCGCTGCAAGCATTCAGGCCGTCACTGAAAGCGTGATGCTCAAAATGGGCTTTCACATTTTCAATGAAACCGGAATGGAAAAGCTCTGCCTGGCTGGAGGGGTGGCCTTGAACTGCACGGCGGTGGGCCGGCTCTTGCGGGAAGGACCGTTCAAGGAAATCTGGGTCCAGCCCGCAGCCGGAGACGCGGGCAGCGCCCTGGGCGCGGCTCTGCTCGTTTGGCACAGGCTCCTTGAAAAAAAACGTAACGCTCAGGATGAAAATCGCCCGTTCTCGCCATATCTTGGGCCGTCGTATGCGCAGGATGAAATCAAGGCGTTCCTCGAACAAAAAAATGTGCCGCACCACCTCATGGATGCCGGGAACAGGGCGAAAATCATTGCCGAACAGCTCGCTGCGGGCAAAATAGTGGGCTACATGGCCGGACGGATGGAATACGGCCCGCGAGCATTGGGCGCCAGAAGCATCATCGCCGACCCCAGAGGTGAAAACACGAAAGACCGGATCAACCTGAAAATCAAGTTCAGGGAATCGTTCAGACCCTTTGCCCCGGCGGTGATGCAGGAAAAAGCTTACGAGGTCTTTGAACTGGACCGCACCAGTCCATATATGACCCTTATCACGCACGTCCGGGACCAACGGAACATGTATCCCGCTGTGACGCATGTGGACAACTCTTCCAGGGTCCAGACGGTCGCAACGGGAAACAAGAAGGATTTTCATGATGTGATCAAGGCGTTTCATGAAATGACAGGCTGCCCGATAGTTGTTAACACCAGCTTCAATGTCAGGGGGGAGCCCATTGTATGCACGCCGGACGACGCATATGCCTGTTTCATGAAGACGGGAATGGACACGCTGGTAATGGAAGATACCATTCTCTTCAAAGAAGAACAGCCACCTCTGAAAGAAAAGACTTCCGAGGCCGGCGCATCAGAGACGGAAATCCGATCCATCAGGAAATCCAGCTTGACCTTTGCAGCGTCATGCATGGTTCCGGTGGCAATTGGATTGTTTTCCCATCGAATGCTGTTGAGTCTGATATTTGGTCTGTTGGCGTGCGCCGGACTTGCTGTTGCAATTTCCCCCGTATTTTTGAAGCCGGTTTACCAAGCGGCACAATTCGCGGCGAACAGGATACGGCTCGCATTGTCTGTTCTTGTCTTAACTGTGGTATTTTATACCATCATCTCCCCGGTAGGATTGTTTTTGAGACTACTTGGCAAGACGCCCATACACCTACGCCCGGACGCTCAGGCAAAGAGCTACTGGCTCAATCATCAACCGGCAGACAAAGAGAACCTTTACAAAAGGTTTTAA
- a CDS encoding phenylacetate--CoA ligase family protein — protein MTRKDRTEGIYSRREVLDESERRQYCVLQLKELLTYAYRYSEDVKKRFDRAQFNVDKFKTMNDLKHIPIIKKKELIFLQSMGPRLGGLLTKDLGELNRIFLSPGPIFDPEDRSEDYWGWTEGFYAAGFRSGDITQITFNYHLAPAGLMFEEPLRNLSCAVIPAGPGNTNSQIEIMQKLRVTGYVGTPSYLMHLAQKAEEMGLSLRKDLFLETAFVTGEKFSEKMRSTLEKKFDCIMRQGYGTADVGCIGYECFHKTGLHLSNRAFVEICHPDTGIPLKEGEVGEIVVTAFNKTYPLIRLATGDLGYIDNSPCACGRTSPRLGGIVGRVDTTARIKGMFVYPHQVEQVMARFEDVKRWQIEVTNPGGIDEMVLSIEAGQFTQEDELLHLFREKIKLRPVLKVLTPGTLPPQIRPIEDKRTWD, from the coding sequence ATGACCAGAAAAGACAGAACCGAGGGGATTTATTCCCGCCGGGAGGTGTTGGACGAGTCCGAGCGCCGGCAGTACTGCGTGTTGCAGCTCAAGGAACTCTTGACCTACGCCTACCGCTATTCCGAGGACGTGAAAAAGCGTTTTGACCGTGCCCAGTTCAATGTGGACAAGTTCAAGACCATGAACGACCTCAAGCACATTCCCATCATCAAGAAAAAGGAACTCATCTTCCTGCAGTCCATGGGACCGCGCCTCGGCGGGCTGCTGACCAAGGACCTTGGCGAGCTGAATCGCATTTTCCTTTCGCCCGGCCCGATTTTCGACCCCGAAGACCGCTCCGAGGACTATTGGGGATGGACCGAGGGCTTCTATGCCGCCGGGTTCCGCTCCGGCGACATCACCCAGATCACCTTCAACTACCATCTGGCTCCGGCCGGCCTCATGTTCGAGGAGCCCCTGCGCAATCTTTCCTGCGCGGTGATCCCGGCAGGACCAGGCAACACCAACAGCCAGATCGAGATCATGCAGAAGCTGCGCGTGACCGGCTACGTGGGCACGCCCAGCTACCTGATGCATCTGGCCCAGAAGGCCGAGGAAATGGGCCTTTCCCTGCGCAAGGACCTGTTCCTGGAAACCGCGTTCGTTACCGGTGAAAAGTTTTCCGAGAAGATGCGTTCCACGCTGGAAAAGAAGTTCGACTGCATCATGCGTCAGGGCTACGGCACCGCGGACGTGGGCTGTATCGGCTACGAATGCTTCCACAAGACCGGCCTGCACCTTTCCAACCGCGCGTTTGTGGAAATCTGCCACCCGGACACGGGCATTCCCCTCAAGGAGGGCGAAGTGGGCGAGATCGTGGTCACGGCCTTCAACAAGACCTATCCGCTCATCCGTCTGGCCACGGGCGACCTCGGCTACATCGACAACTCCCCCTGCGCCTGCGGCCGCACCAGCCCGAGGCTTGGCGGCATTGTCGGCCGCGTGGACACCACGGCCCGCATCAAGGGCATGTTCGTGTACCCGCATCAGGTGGAACAGGTCATGGCCCGTTTCGAGGACGTCAAGCGCTGGCAGATCGAGGTCACCAACCCGGGCGGCATCGACGAGATGGTGCTTTCCATCGAGGCCGGACAGTTCACCCAGGAAGATGAGCTGCTGCACCTGTTCCGCGAAAAGATCAAACTGCGCCCGGTGCTCAAGGTGCTGACTCCCGGCACCCTGCCCCCGCAGATCCGTCCCATCGAGGACAAGCGGACCTGGGACTAG
- a CDS encoding ChaN family lipoprotein encodes MHMIRPRRFRLTATLFLVAALVASFGCAPRVRVAPPEPMDVTFLPDPGDFVSGSGEPMTLEQVADAARRADYILVGEGHRNPLDHAVQQRLAAALAAQENPLAVGLEMIAVDKQPVLDDFAQGIVPVDDLEQELEWKDRWGYSFSLFRGLFELAQKHSLPVGALNVPPSVARAIGRNGLESLDEDQQDTLPGRIVRPCDAQLDFLREVMGMHEGRDMDNATQWERFVTVQSVWDSKMAEETVALRTRFNWPVLVIAGDGHVENGWGIERRILLLDPDATVFSIGPWRGGHFDPHRADVFFYSPDQYRSRMGAVFMVLERGIVVKSVERDSRADKAGLRPGDVLEEANGVVLESLRDIHKAGFRAHEDREPFVFVVRRHGQRLAVDMGLLFTKRTKPQDASAKDGQTPESKPEPQPGEDTGVDGHVR; translated from the coding sequence ATGCACATGATCCGCCCCCGACGATTCCGGTTGACCGCAACGTTGTTTCTTGTTGCCGCCCTTGTGGCCAGCTTTGGCTGCGCGCCGCGGGTGCGGGTTGCGCCCCCGGAACCCATGGACGTGACGTTTCTGCCCGATCCCGGTGATTTCGTGAGCGGTTCGGGTGAGCCCATGACCCTTGAACAGGTGGCTGACGCCGCGCGCAGGGCCGATTACATCCTTGTGGGCGAGGGGCACCGGAACCCTCTGGACCATGCCGTGCAGCAACGGCTGGCCGCGGCTCTGGCCGCGCAGGAGAATCCTCTTGCGGTTGGTTTGGAGATGATTGCTGTCGATAAGCAGCCTGTGCTGGATGATTTTGCCCAAGGCATTGTTCCCGTTGATGATCTGGAGCAGGAGCTGGAATGGAAAGACCGTTGGGGATATTCGTTTTCCCTGTTTCGGGGGCTGTTTGAACTGGCCCAGAAGCACAGCCTGCCCGTGGGGGCGCTGAATGTGCCGCCCTCTGTTGCCCGCGCCATAGGGCGCAACGGACTGGAATCGCTGGATGAAGACCAGCAGGATACGTTGCCGGGGCGCATTGTGCGGCCGTGTGACGCACAGCTGGATTTCTTGCGCGAGGTCATGGGCATGCACGAGGGGCGCGACATGGACAACGCCACCCAGTGGGAGCGTTTCGTGACCGTGCAGTCCGTGTGGGACAGCAAGATGGCCGAGGAAACCGTGGCGCTCCGCACGCGGTTCAACTGGCCCGTGCTGGTCATTGCCGGGGACGGCCATGTGGAAAACGGCTGGGGCATCGAGCGGCGCATCCTGTTGCTGGACCCGGATGCCACAGTGTTTTCCATCGGTCCGTGGCGGGGCGGGCATTTCGACCCGCACCGTGCCGATGTGTTTTTCTACAGCCCGGACCAGTACCGTTCGCGCATGGGCGCGGTGTTCATGGTTCTGGAGCGCGGCATTGTGGTCAAGTCCGTGGAGCGCGACTCACGGGCCGACAAGGCCGGCCTGCGTCCGGGCGACGTGCTTGAAGAGGCCAACGGAGTGGTGCTGGAATCCCTGCGCGACATCCACAAGGCCGGTTTCCGGGCGCATGAGGACAGGGAGCCGTTTGTTTTCGTGGTGCGCCGCCACGGGCAGCGCCTTGCCGTGGATATGGGGCTTTTGTTCACCAAACGCACCAAGCCGCAGGATGCGTCCGCCAAGGACGGGCAAACGCCCGAATCCAAGCCAGAGCCACAGCCCGGCGAGGATACGGGCGTCGATGGCCATGTCCGGTAG
- a CDS encoding methyl-accepting chemotaxis protein, producing the protein MKVSIKLKILAGLIVSIFLVFSVIFAITAYDVHRHSRSMAIQGIAKELVHVDNGLTLFMDEARLNTEMMAADKRTEQADQILTNYLSETPVPTNETFPGDELGRELRTFYQLILSSHKAYVDCYIGTRKGGFVIGGNDPMPAGYDPRKRPWYKDAVASPGKSIISKAYRSTNGEAMISTGKAIVHNGVEYGVAAMDISLGQITKQLAEIRMGERGHVMVIQDDGVVIANPGDKETLFKNVAELEDSAYKQFFAQDEGAVDTVLDGLDRVGVVHTSPALGWKFVGVIEKAEIMAPVYNTMTNLAIVFVISLLVICAFVWVFMDMVAVRPLKSVADMLGKIRDGKYDTRIDKTRNDEIGQIFEALNDMSGTLESNMLEITAKTEEAENKARAAEQAMQEASEARERAERARAEGMIEAGKQLETVVQEINGITEAINAKAHEISEGTNVQRERIQATATAMEEMNATVLEVARNAGDAAGQGQEAKTKAMNGADVVNQSVKAINSIQAQADQLRTNMDELETQARGIGNIMGVITDIADQTNLLALNAAIEAARAGDAGRGFAVVADEVRKLAEKTMTATKEVGDSIEAIQTAADRNVQAMEQAVSDLSTATDLSNTSGSVLQEIVDGAELSADRIQGIATAAEQQSAASEEINQSIDEINSIAAETEQAALETTQALERLAAQAEELSGMVESLRNA; encoded by the coding sequence ATGAAGGTTTCCATTAAACTGAAGATCCTTGCGGGATTGATCGTATCGATCTTTTTGGTCTTTTCCGTGATTTTCGCCATCACGGCCTACGATGTGCACAGGCATTCGCGGAGCATGGCCATTCAGGGGATAGCCAAGGAGTTGGTCCATGTGGACAACGGCCTGACCCTGTTCATGGACGAGGCGCGCCTGAATACGGAGATGATGGCCGCGGACAAGCGCACCGAGCAGGCTGACCAGATCCTGACCAACTACCTTTCCGAAACGCCGGTCCCCACCAACGAGACATTTCCCGGCGATGAGCTGGGCAGGGAGCTGCGTACATTCTACCAGCTGATCCTTTCCAGCCACAAGGCGTACGTGGACTGTTACATCGGCACGCGCAAGGGCGGGTTCGTGATCGGCGGCAACGATCCCATGCCCGCCGGGTACGACCCGCGCAAACGCCCGTGGTACAAGGACGCCGTGGCCTCGCCCGGCAAGTCCATCATTTCCAAGGCCTACCGGTCCACCAACGGCGAGGCCATGATCAGCACGGGCAAGGCCATCGTGCACAACGGCGTGGAATACGGCGTTGCGGCCATGGACATCTCCCTGGGGCAGATCACCAAGCAGCTTGCCGAGATCCGCATGGGCGAGCGCGGACACGTCATGGTCATTCAGGACGACGGCGTGGTCATCGCCAACCCCGGGGACAAGGAAACCCTGTTCAAGAACGTGGCCGAGCTTGAGGACTCTGCGTACAAGCAGTTCTTCGCCCAGGACGAGGGCGCGGTGGATACCGTGCTGGACGGGTTGGACCGTGTGGGCGTTGTGCACACCTCCCCGGCCCTTGGCTGGAAATTCGTGGGCGTGATCGAAAAGGCCGAAATCATGGCTCCGGTCTACAATACCATGACCAACCTGGCCATCGTGTTTGTCATCAGTCTGCTGGTCATCTGTGCCTTTGTGTGGGTCTTCATGGACATGGTGGCGGTACGCCCGCTGAAGAGCGTGGCGGACATGCTCGGAAAGATTCGTGACGGCAAGTACGACACGCGCATCGACAAGACCCGCAATGACGAGATCGGCCAGATATTCGAGGCGCTTAATGATATGTCGGGCACGCTGGAAAGCAACATGCTCGAGATTACGGCCAAGACCGAAGAGGCCGAAAACAAGGCCCGCGCCGCGGAACAGGCCATGCAGGAGGCGAGCGAGGCCCGCGAACGTGCGGAACGCGCCCGTGCCGAGGGCATGATCGAGGCCGGAAAACAGCTGGAAACCGTGGTGCAGGAAATCAACGGCATCACCGAGGCCATCAACGCCAAGGCCCACGAGATCAGCGAGGGCACCAATGTCCAGCGCGAACGCATCCAGGCCACGGCCACGGCCATGGAAGAGATGAACGCCACCGTGCTGGAAGTGGCCCGCAATGCCGGCGATGCCGCCGGACAGGGGCAGGAGGCCAAGACCAAGGCCATGAACGGTGCGGACGTGGTCAATCAGTCGGTGAAGGCCATCAACTCCATTCAGGCGCAGGCGGACCAGCTGCGCACCAACATGGACGAGCTGGAAACGCAGGCCCGTGGCATCGGCAACATCATGGGCGTGATCACGGACATTGCGGACCAGACCAACCTGCTGGCGCTCAATGCGGCCATCGAGGCGGCACGCGCAGGCGACGCCGGACGCGGTTTTGCCGTGGTTGCGGACGAGGTGCGCAAGCTGGCCGAAAAGACCATGACCGCCACCAAGGAAGTGGGCGATTCCATCGAGGCCATCCAGACCGCTGCGGACCGCAACGTGCAGGCCATGGAACAGGCCGTTTCCGACCTTTCCACGGCAACGGACCTTTCCAACACCTCGGGTTCGGTGCTGCAGGAAATCGTGGACGGGGCCGAGCTTTCCGCGGACCGCATTCAGGGCATTGCCACGGCTGCGGAACAACAGTCCGCGGCCAGTGAGGAAATCAACCAGTCCATTGACGAGATCAACAGCATTGCCGCGGAAACCGAGCAGGCCGCGCTGGAAACCACGCAGGCGCTGGAACGCCTGGCCGCACAGGCCGAAGAGCTTTCCGGCATGGTGGAATCGTTGCGCAACGCCTGA
- a CDS encoding DUF5989 family protein — MKRTSLLQEFLQYLKTRKRYWLFPLILTMVLIGLIVFIGQNTVVGTFIYAIF, encoded by the coding sequence ATGAAACGAACGTCATTGTTACAGGAATTCCTGCAATACCTCAAAACCCGCAAGCGTTATTGGCTCTTTCCGTTGATTTTGACCATGGTGCTCATTGGTCTAATCGTTTTCATCGGACAAAACACTGTTGTGGGAACATTTATCTACGCCATATTCTGA
- a CDS encoding DUF429 domain-containing protein has translation MKFVGADGCAAGWVAVALSGPGFAEVQMFEGFSDLWRAHEDAQTLLVDMPIGLPGAASPVREADVCARAMLGPRRSSVFSPPLREVLDCPDHASANAASRKLCGKGLSRQAWNIAEKIRQVDEVVRQAPAIPGVVREAHPEVCFAALAGIPMNHYKKTLLGALDRLKVLQKYYESAEVLLRNTMAEHPRTAVAEDDVLDALVLAVSAREAGPNLLCLPKTMPMDMLPVDGCGLPMAIWYHAPQTTTFKPAKG, from the coding sequence ATGAAATTTGTGGGAGCGGACGGCTGCGCCGCAGGCTGGGTGGCCGTTGCATTGAGCGGTCCCGGTTTTGCCGAGGTGCAGATGTTCGAGGGATTTTCCGACCTGTGGCGGGCGCATGAAGATGCCCAGACCCTGCTGGTGGATATGCCCATCGGCCTGCCAGGCGCGGCCAGCCCGGTGCGCGAGGCCGACGTCTGCGCCCGCGCCATGCTTGGTCCCCGCAGATCCAGCGTGTTTTCGCCGCCCCTGCGCGAGGTTCTGGATTGCCCGGATCACGCCAGCGCCAATGCGGCCAGCCGCAAGCTGTGCGGCAAGGGCCTTTCCCGGCAGGCGTGGAACATCGCGGAAAAGATCCGGCAGGTGGACGAGGTGGTGCGCCAAGCTCCGGCCATTCCCGGGGTGGTGCGCGAGGCGCATCCCGAGGTCTGTTTTGCCGCGCTCGCAGGAATCCCCATGAATCATTACAAGAAAACACTGCTCGGCGCTCTTGATAGACTGAAAGTATTACAGAAGTATTACGAATCAGCTGAGGTTTTGTTGCGCAACACCATGGCGGAGCATCCGCGCACGGCTGTGGCCGAAGATGACGTGCTCGACGCGTTGGTATTGGCCGTGAGTGCCCGGGAAGCCGGGCCAAACCTGCTTTGCCTGCCGAAAACCATGCCGATGGACATGCTGCCGGTGGACGGGTGTGGCCTGCCCATGGCAATATGGTACCATGCTCCCCAGACAACAACCTTCAAGCCCGCCAAAGGATAG
- a CDS encoding BON domain-containing protein has product MKRIFTILTLLALAAFSGGCAVIPVALTGASMAAPKAISLAITGVKLVHKTTLLAADERHTSDIASDTVLDMQASMTVMTATGIDADVHTYNGQIYVVGEYDTTDHRDQMLADLRAMNGVRDVKGVLRPETAPDDLHPGIRDSFAENAVAANLISELGLDSANVDVEVIQGEAVLVGVVETHDEERALEAMVNGLKKNKGLADMTVTSLVAVQRDFDAGVMTADIEYSLGRAYGPPVPEALLMQDAPPVLAQATPAVRSTTAGPAAVHENQTVGRAPNPDTLRTLAANYKKHFSKWTRARRSIKHEVLTLCSAEQDANTRNQLRTMARKLTTDRQYSIADRLELTMQRSHDLRTKQVANTLLKRIAPERAVNMSALALN; this is encoded by the coding sequence ATGAAACGCATCTTCACCATACTGACCCTTCTGGCCCTTGCCGCCTTTTCCGGCGGCTGTGCGGTCATACCCGTAGCCCTGACCGGGGCCTCCATGGCCGCGCCCAAGGCCATTTCCCTGGCCATCACCGGGGTCAAGCTGGTGCACAAGACCACCCTGCTGGCCGCGGACGAACGGCACACCTCGGACATCGCCTCGGACACCGTACTCGACATGCAGGCCTCCATGACCGTGATGACGGCAACGGGCATCGACGCAGACGTGCACACATACAACGGGCAGATATACGTGGTGGGCGAATACGACACCACGGACCACCGCGACCAGATGCTGGCCGACCTGCGCGCCATGAACGGCGTGCGCGACGTCAAGGGCGTGCTGCGCCCCGAGACCGCCCCCGACGACCTGCATCCCGGCATCCGTGACTCCTTTGCGGAAAACGCGGTTGCCGCCAACCTCATCAGCGAACTGGGGCTGGACTCGGCCAACGTGGACGTGGAGGTGATACAGGGCGAAGCCGTTCTTGTGGGCGTGGTGGAAACCCACGACGAAGAGCGCGCGCTTGAAGCCATGGTCAACGGCCTGAAAAAAAACAAGGGACTGGCCGACATGACCGTGACCTCGCTGGTGGCCGTGCAGCGCGACTTCGACGCGGGCGTCATGACCGCGGACATCGAATATTCGCTGGGGCGCGCATACGGTCCGCCCGTGCCCGAAGCCCTGCTCATGCAGGACGCCCCCCCTGTCCTCGCGCAGGCGACTCCGGCCGTCCGCTCCACCACCGCAGGACCTGCGGCAGTGCATGAGAACCAAACCGTGGGACGCGCACCGAACCCCGACACCCTGCGCACGCTGGCCGCAAACTACAAAAAGCATTTTTCCAAATGGACCAGAGCCCGCCGCAGCATCAAGCATGAAGTGCTGACCCTGTGCAGTGCGGAACAGGACGCCAATACCCGCAACCAACTGCGGACCATGGCCCGCAAGCTGACAACCGACAGGCAGTATTCCATTGCTGACCGTCTGGAACTGACCATGCAGCGGTCCCACGACCTGCGCACCAAACAGGTAGCCAACACCCTGCTCAAGCGGATCGCGCCCGAGCGCGCCGTGAACATGAGCGCCCTGGCCCTGAACTGA
- a CDS encoding sugar phosphate isomerase/epimerase family protein, with amino-acid sequence MTIRKSGPVLLLSSGSLFHLPLEQVATMAAQSGFAGLELIVNDPALQPGPAIDAVNAVCPIHSLHAPFRQWSRWGGHQNSWKATTALANALPHCDHITLHPPGNRLSTMIQNRWFARAHDLALLLDAKGRLRYSLENLPWAEASPFGRDELDKLMDQCRKKNVGMTFDVCHMGVSGYDVLNALDRVPHDLLCNVHFSDARAYREHMTPGTGDLPLDDFLARLDQRGYQGYVTLELEPAAFPEQEDKITAMLRDIRSHMEESMNNG; translated from the coding sequence ATGACGATCCGAAAATCCGGCCCCGTACTGCTGCTGTCTTCGGGCAGCCTCTTCCACCTGCCCCTGGAGCAGGTGGCGACCATGGCCGCGCAAAGCGGTTTTGCCGGGCTGGAACTCATCGTCAACGACCCGGCCCTGCAGCCCGGACCGGCCATTGACGCGGTGAACGCCGTCTGCCCGATACACAGTCTGCACGCGCCGTTCCGGCAGTGGTCCCGCTGGGGCGGCCACCAGAATTCGTGGAAGGCCACCACCGCGCTGGCCAACGCCCTGCCCCACTGCGACCACATCACCCTGCATCCGCCCGGCAACCGCCTTTCCACCATGATCCAAAACCGCTGGTTCGCCCGGGCCCACGATCTGGCCCTGCTGCTGGATGCCAAGGGACGCCTGCGCTACTCGCTGGAGAACCTGCCCTGGGCCGAGGCCTCGCCCTTCGGACGCGACGAGTTGGACAAGCTCATGGACCAGTGCAGAAAGAAAAACGTGGGCATGACCTTCGATGTCTGCCACATGGGCGTGAGCGGCTATGATGTGCTCAACGCGCTGGACAGGGTGCCCCACGACCTGCTCTGCAACGTGCACTTTTCCGACGCCCGCGCCTACCGCGAACACATGACGCCCGGAACCGGCGACCTGCCGCTGGATGATTTCCTGGCCCGGCTGGACCAGCGCGGCTACCAGGGCTACGTGACCCTGGAGCTGGAACCGGCCGCATTCCCGGAACAGGAAGACAAAATCACGGCCATGCTCAGGGACATCCGCTCCCACATGGAAGAGTCCATGAATAATGGATAA